Genomic DNA from Theobroma cacao cultivar B97-61/B2 chromosome 3, Criollo_cocoa_genome_V2, whole genome shotgun sequence:
TTTCTTTGCTTGTGGTGGAATGGCAATTTGTGCTTCTGTTAGTCATGTGGTAGCCGATGCATCAGCAGCAGCTAGCTTTGTTAAAAGCTGGGCTGCGATTGCTTGTGGTGCCGATCGAATTGATGGAGTGATCTATGATTGCGCCTCTCTCTTCCCTCCACAAGATTTATCAGACTATTGGAAGGATGTTAGCAAAAATCTAAATATGCTAACACCCGAAGGCAACCTTGTAACGAAGAGGTTCTTGTTCGATGGCGCTAACATAGCTGctctaagaaaaaaaataggcAACGGCCAATGCTTTTATCACCCATCACGATTTGAGGCTGTGTCTGCGCTCATTTGGTCCGCTATGATAGCTACAGCTACGAAAAATAATGATCAAACTTTCGCCAGGGCCTCAGTTACTGTGAATCTGCGAAGGCGAATGAATCCACCATTGCCACAACAATGCATCGGAAATATCGTACACATGACAACGTCGGAACAGCTGACGGTGAACAAGTTGAACCTTAACAGTCTAGCTGGAAAAATTCATGAGTGCATAAGGAAGGTAGATGATGACTATGTGAGGGAGCTTCATGCAGATAATGCATACATCAATATAGTGAGAAGTGCTGTTGAAGGATTCAACAAGGATCTGATGTTTGGTTTTACTAGTTGGTGTCGATTCCCGTTTTATGAAACCGATTTTGGATGGGGAAAACCCATCTGGTTAGGAACTGCTTTGAGATTTAACAGGGCTGCCTTTTTCCTGGATACCAGGGATGGTGAGGGAATAGAAGCATGGATAACACTTACCCAGGAGGAGATGGCCAAACTTGAGCAGGACCCTGACATCCTTGCACATGCCTCTTTCAAGCCAAGCTGTTGAAGATGGAAGCTGATTTGCGGCTTGTCGCGAAACCTTAAAAGCCTTTGGTAAAGTGACAGTCATGTGATTGTCACATGCTCTTTTATGTGCTCAGCGTGCCGTGCACGTGCTTTATATTCTGTTATTTTTGTTCCTGTTTGTTTCAGGCTGACGCCTCGCTCTTGTAAGGGCCACGCGGCCTATTTCTTTTGGTTTGTCATAcactatttttgttttgtgtgGAGTCCAGGGAGCTGTTACATGTGTAAATGTGCTATATATAAATCTAACTATTAACTGTTATGAAAATGTCTTTTGCCCTTTTctccttccttttctttcctgattttttttttcgccATTGATGAATTTTAAAGCTTGTTCaagatttttctaaaaaaatttaacatgtATGAGAGCTTCTAGAGGGTCCAAGGACTGTAGGAGAAAGTGTTggttctttgaaattttcagTCTTACATTGACTTCAAACTCTGTTTTGTTGGTGATTTCAAGGTCACTGGTTGAACTATTGTTTTCTATGGCTTATTCAAGCTTAACAGTCACTGCCCCTCCAGTTTTTTTAGGTCAAAACTATCCTATCTAGGCAATCAAAGATGGAGGCCTATTTAAGGGTGTATGACTTATGGGATATTCTGGAGGCTTGTGGTGAACCGCCTGTTTTGAGAGTGGCTAACGCAACCTTGGCTCAATTGAAGCAGCACAGTGAGGATGTGGCAAAAAAGTGCAAGGCACTTTATGTTTTTCATTCTGCAATTTTAGATTTCATATTCACTAGAATCATGAATTGCAAATTACCCTAAGAAGCTTGGGATAAATTAAACGTTGAATTTAATGGGAATGATAGAATTAGATAACTTCGGGCCTTGCACCTTTGGAGAGAGTTcgagattttaaaaattggtgaagattgataactctattatataaaattatcttatgtatctttaaaacttaaaattgaGTTAAGTTTTCTAGTTTTAAGTAATTCATaagtaattttatgtttagtactagtaatttaatttatgtcatggtatttatcatttatacaatttcaatgaatttcttgttaaaattCCTTATTTTAGCCTCTAATTATTCGATTTTCTGATATTAAAGGATGTGTAAGGACTTGGAACTTAAATGGCAAAAGATGGTGCAAGTAGCTTAAAAAAGGCCTCTAAACTTGTTGCAATGTTTTGAGTATAACTGGAGCTACAAAACTCCAAtcgacatgatttttaaacctACGGAAAGGTTAGAAAaaaagctacaactttgatgtttgtCATTTCACTCAGTTTGAAAGGGATCATGGTAAACAATACAGAGAAATTTGACTAACTGCAGTTTGTTGATAGAAGCTTGGGCGCCTAAGGGCCCAGCTCTCAATGCCTAGGTGCCAATTGCACTATCCAACATGTTCAAAATGGCCACAAAATAGAACCTTGGGAGCGTAGGCACCGACACGTAACTCTACACTGTTGTAGCTAGCCAATTTTACATCAAATGGCCAACAAATAAGGtataaaaataatctttttaaAGCTGAAAAGATAGGTGGATTCAAACACTAATTTGGGCAAAAAGAGGCTAgaaccaagaagaaaaaagaagagaaaatcaaaAGATTGAAGGATCAAAAAGCTACTCTAAAGAATTCTTACTCTAGatatgattttctctctctaactctTTTCGTAGAAATGCTTTATTTTGCTGAtatttgcatttgtattttaaatatattcagCTAGAACTCTTGATCTAAGGTTATGGTAGATTTTAATATGTAGCTTGGATATTGTGTTGGTTTATTACTTATTTTCTATGGAAACATTAATGTTTActcaaatatgaatttattgcctatttatttgtttgttcaccatttaaatgtgtttaggTATTTAGATCATACTTGAGAGAGTTAGTCAAAATTAGGCCTTGATTTGGATAATGTGTGTTCACTACACTTAGAAATGAAAGTGTTTTGATGTGCAATTAGGGTAGACATATGCGTAGTTGCCACATATAGTCAATTCTTAGAACCTTAAATTAAAGAACTTAATTTAGTTGtttcctatagacatatagtgattCAATTAAGTTAGGCAATTGTGTAATATCTTGACGGAGAATTACACATGCTTAAGGATTCTAGACTAGTATCAATTTCCATTAAGATTAAGTAATTAAGCAAACTCAATTTCAAGTGAAATATTACAGGATACCATAATCATATACTATTAAATCATTACTTTCACCTCAATTTGTTATTTGCACTTCTCAAATTAGGATTAGTTAATTAGATTACTTTTTAATCATGTCTCAAAATTTGGTGCTTGGATAAAATtagcttgttttaattttagtaattagcaACAATTAGTAAACCAACTCCTCGTGGAGACGATAACTCATGCACTACTGTATTACTTGTTGACGATCGTGTGCACTTGCATGACACCTTgctaaaattgataaaaatctTAAAGTAATTTGCCTTGAAAAATTATCTAGCAATAAAGATGAGTCTGTTTAGGATTACTTAGACAAGATTCACAAGATTGTGAATCAGTTATGGTTGTTTGGTGAGGATTTACCTGATAAGAGAATAGTCAGCAAATTTTTGATAAGTCTTCCAAAGAAATAAGAAGGAAAAATTTCATCTTTGAAGGATTCTAAGGATTTGGGAAAATTGTTTGTGGATGTGCTTGTGAATGCTTTACAAGCTCAAGAACAAAAAAGGGCGTTGAGACAAGttatgtcaaaccctgctttgtaaaataattataatgtcattcacatgctcgatagaatgtttgtatatttaggaagttcgaaaaatcgttaaaagacgatattgcccctaatggtatcattaagtcgattaagcctcgaactagttcaaataggaattttaaggtgaaattaagagtttcacaattcaaggatgactcaaaacggtaattaggagttcgaggatcaattcggagtcaaaccgaaattttcactatctaggggcaaaattgtaatttttccactcgcggacaaaatttgagattttgagagaatttagatcacatttgacaaattagaGAATGNNNNNNNNNNNNNNNNNNNNNNNNNNNNNNNNNNNNNNNNNNNNNNNNNNNNNNNNNNNNNNNNNNNNNNNNNNNNNNNNNNNNNNNNNNNNNNNNNNNNNNNNNNNNNNNNNNNNNNNNNNNNNNNNNNNNNNNNNNNNNNNNNNNNNNNNNNNNNNNNNNNNNNNNNNNNNNNNNNNNNNNNNNNNNNNNNNNNNNNNNNNNNNNNNNNNNNNNNNNNNNNNNNNNNNNNNNNNNNNNNNNNNNNNNNNNNNNNNNNNNNNNNNNNNNNNNNNNNNNNNNNNNNNNNNNNNNNNNNNNNNNNNNNNNNNNNNNNNNNNNNNNNNNNNNNNNNNNNNNNNNNNNNNNNNNNNNNNNNNNNNNNNNNNNNNNNNNNNNNNNNNNNNNNNNNNNNNNNNNNNNNNNNNNNNNNNNNNNNNNNNNNNNNNNNNNNNNNNNNNNNNNNNNNNNNNNNNNNNNNNNNNNNNNNNNNNNNNNNNNNNNNNNNNNNNNNNNNNNNNNNNNNNNNNNNNNNNNNNNNNNNNNNNNNNNNNNNNNNNNNNNNNNNNNNNNNNNNNNNNNNNNNNNNNNNNNNNNNNNNNNNNNNNNNNNNNNNNNNNNNNNNNNNNNNNNNNNNNNNNNNNNNNNNNNNNNNNNNNNNNNNNNNNNNNNNNNNNNNNNNNNNNNNNNNNNNNNNNNNNNNNNNNNNNNNNNNNNNNNNNNNNNNNNNNNNNNNNNNNNNNNNNNNNNNNNNNNNNNNNNNNNNNNNNNNNNNNNNNNNNNNNNNNNNNNNNNNNNNNNNNNNNNNNNNNNNNNNNNNNNNNNNNNNNNNNNNNNNNNNNNNNNNNNNNNNNNNNNNNNNNNNNNNNNNNNNNNNNNNNNNNNNNNNNNNNNNNNNNNNNNNNNNNNNNNNNNNNNNNNNNNNNNNNNNNNNNNNNNNNNNNNNNNNNNNNNNNNNNNNNNNNNNNNNNNNNNNNNNNNNNNNNNNNNNNNNNNNNNNNNNNNNNNNNNNNNNNNNNNNNNNNNNNNNNNNNNNNNNNNNNNNNNNNNNNNNNNNNNNNNNNNNNNNNNNNNNNNNNNNNNNNNNNNNNNNNNNNNNNNNNNNNNNNNNNNNNNNNNNNNNNNNNNNNNNNNNNNNNNNNNNNNNNNNNNNNNNNNNNNNNNNNNNNNNNNNNNNNNNNNNNNNNNNNNNNNNNNNNNNNNNNNNNNNNNNNNNNNNNNNNNNNNNNNNNNNNNNNNNNNNNNNNNNNNNNNNNNNNNNNNNNNNNNNNNNNNNNNNNNNNNNNNNNNNNNNNNNNNNNNNNNNNNNNNNNNNNNNNNNNNNNNNNNNNNNNNNNNNNNNNNNNNNNNNNNNNNNNNNNNNNNNNNNNNNNNNNNNNNNNNNNNNNNNNNNNNNNNNNNNNNNNNNNNNNNNNNNNNNNNNNNNNNNNNNNNNNNNNNNNNNNNNNNNNNNNNNNNNNNNNNNNNNNNNNNNNNNNNNNNNNNNNNNNNNNNNNNNNNNNNNNNNNNNNNNNNNNNNNNNNNNNNNNNNNNNNNNNNNNNNNNNNNNNNNNNNNNNNNNNNNNNNNNNNNNNNNNNNNNNNNNNNNNNNNNNNNNNNNNNNNNNNNNNNNNNNNNNNNNNNNNNNNNNNNNNNNNNNNNNNNNNNNNNNNNNNNNNNNNNNNNNNNNNNNNNNNNNNNNNNNNNNNNNNNNNNNNNNNNNNNNNNNNNNNNNNNNNNNNNNNNNNNNNNNNNNNNNNNNNNNNNNNNNNNNNNNNNNNNNNNNNNNNNNNNNNNNNNNNNNNNNNNNNNNNNNNNNNNNNNNNNNNNNNNNNNNNNNNNNNNNNNNNNNNNNNNNNNNNNNNNNNNNNNNNNNNNNNNNNNNNNNNNNNNNNNNNNNNNNNNNNNNNNNNNNNNNNNNNNNNNNNNNNNNNNNNNNNNNNNNNNNNNNNNNNNNNNNNNNNNNNNNNNNNNNNNNNNNNNNNNNNNNNNNNNNNNNNNNNNNNNNNNNNNNNNNNNNNNNNNNNNNNNNNNNNNNNNNNNNNNNNNNNNNNNNNNNNNNNNNNNNNNNNNNNNNNNNNNNNNNNNNNNNNNNNNNNNNNNNNNNNNNNNNNNNNNNNNNtttcaaaaaaaaattacgaaaatgccccaatgagctagaaaatgatatttttattgttttgagttggaaataacttatgatttcttgaaatgcgagatttaataactgtcgctcaccggggagatgcggaagttgatgctaagtcttgcggggtttcgatcggcattcggggtaatgagtgcttatcgggacgtcgcggcggttgtcacgggcccgatgggagttccgggttgtgacaaGATAGGTATGTTGAAGGTGCTTTGATGGTCAGAAATTCAGATAAAGGCATGGCAGTGCAAGAAATAGGAAATCTGGAAATGACAAAAAggacaaaagaaagagaatgtAAAGTGGGTTTTTATGGTAGAGAGAGGAAGCATTGCAAATAAGTAAATGATCCGTCGGAGGCAAAGGAGAGGAAGATCGGAGTAATTCTTGAAGTACTACGTGTCGTGGCAGGTGAAAgataataagaaaagaattatgAAGTAGTAgaaaattagagagagaattttaaaaaagaagctCTGATGGAGAATGTGTTAGCTCCAGTCAAAAAGAAATCTCGAATGAATTGTGAAGGCTATATATATAGTGCCAAAAGTTGTGGTTACAAGAAAAGGCTTTAATGCACGtaatgaatgacattattaaGAAAAGCTTTAATGTTCGTTAACTGTTACTGAGAGTTAATATCGAGTAACAGTTAGAACCCATTATGTGACCATTGAAATAATTAGGTGTAATAAGACTTGTTCTCAAGTAGAAGGTAATAAAGAAGATGTATAAATGAAAAGTTATAAGAGAAGAAGTTGTACGTGAATGGGTATAAGAGAATAAGGTGTATGTGAATAGGTGTACAAGAATAGGGTAGAAGAATGAAACACTTATACTTCTGGAAAAGCTTAAGAGGAAGACCTCTTAACTACCTCTATATATGAGCCACCAAGCCAAACTCTCTGGAACATTCCAAGATGAAAGTAACCTGTGAATCCTGTCACTTATTCCAAGTTGCTTCCATTTCTATCCGTTTGAAGTAATGCTTTATTTACTCTAGTTGTTCTGCGTGAAGTAacgttttctttgttttagtTGTTCTATGTTAAATAGTGCTTCACTTGTTTTATTTGCTCTACGTGAAATAGTGTTTCACTTGTAATGGTTGTTCTCATTGTTCTTTGTACAATATtatgttgtaaaataattctttaaaGAATAGGTATTAACCAAAATCAAGTATCTATAAAGACTTAGTGAAAAGAAACAGGGCAATCAGAAAGAACTTTTCCTCCTTGTTCACATTGCAAGAAGACTAGTCACATTAAGAAATACTACTAGTACAGGCCAAATGTAACATGTAGGACCTGTAACCAGTAAGGTCATACggaaaaagtttgaaaaacaaaataaataatgtggATGAGAAGCAACTATGGTAGAGGAACTTGAGCAAGCAAATGATGAAGTTTTTTTCATGGCTAGAATAGAAGACAAATCAAAGAGCAATGATACTTGGCTACTAGATAGTGATTGTTCGAATCACATAACTAGATGCaatgaaaatttcatcaagTTGGATTCTAGCTTCAAAACAAGAATGGAAATAGGAAATGGTGGCTTTCTATAGACCTTTGGAGTTGGAACTGTTGGTGTATAGACCCCTGTaaatatgaaatcaatttgTGATGTTTTCTTTGCTCTTAATGTTAGCCAGAATCTATTAGCATTGGTCAACTAGTTAATGATGATTATGTGCTTATATTCAAAGATAAAACTTGTATTGTCATTGATCCTGTTGGTATTGTGTTATTTACTGTCAATATGAGGAATAAATGTTTTCCACTTAATTGGATGAAAGTCAGGCATACTGCATATAAGTGTATTTCTGTTGATACTGATCTTTGGCATAGGAGATTTGATCATGTAAATCATGGTTTTTTGAGTCAAATGTTTGTGCATAATTTAGTGATTGGTTTTCTAAAAATTATCAAGGTTGATAAAGTTTGCAGTAGCTGTCTATTTGGCAAACAGAGCAGGGTTCCATTTCCTAAAACTAGGAAGTGGAAAGCTACTCATAAGCTTGAGTTAGTACATACGGATATTGGAGGTCCTATGAAGACATTGTCTTTAAATGGAAGTAAGTTTTATATGatgtttattgatgatatgACAAGATTTAGTTGGATCTATTTCTTGAAGATGAAATCTGAAACTTTGAATGTCTTTACTAAGTTCAAAGCTTTtgctaaaaatcaaactaacTCAAGCATTAAGGTACTTATGAGTGATAAAGGCACTAAGTACACAACAAATGAGTTTGACAAATATCTTGCTCAACTTGGGATAGTGCATTGGCTCATTGTTATTTATAGTCTTCAACAAAATAGGacttttaagagaaaaaacaagTCAGTTATGGAAATGACCAGATGTTTATTGTTTGAAATGAATTCACAAAAAACTCTATGGGCAGAAGTTGCAAACACTGCCAATTATCTTCTAAATTTGGCTTGAACTAGTGTTCTTCCAACATGACTCATATGAAGCTTGGTTTAATATTAAACCTTCAGTGAATCATCTCAAGGTATTTGGTTGCATTGGTTTTGCCAAGATTCTTGATGCTAAGAGAAGTAAGCTTGATAAAAAGTCACTTGTGGTAGTGCATCTTAGTTACAATGAAGTTTCTGAGGGATATAGATTACTCGATGTCAAAACCATGAAAGTTTTTATAAGTAGAGATTTCAGGTTTGATGAGAAAGCTAAGTGGAACTGGGATTCAAGTACCATTGAGTATGCtgaaaacagaaaaacaaTGATCAATGCTTTACCTCAAGATGAATCAAAGTATGAGTCTGATGAAAATGTTGTTGAAAGACTTGTCAAAGGAACTAGATCATTGCATGACATTTGTGAAAGATGTCACATTGCATTAATAGAACTTAATTATTATAGTGAAGCAATAATTGACGAACACTGAAAGCAAGTTATGGAAACTgaaatgatgatgattaagaaaaacaaaaattggcATTTGTTAGATAGACCTGAAAATCAAAAAGTCATAGGAGTTTAGTGGGTCTATAAAACTAAACTTAACTTTGATGGTACTATTAATAAATTCAAGGCCAGACTTGTTGTAAAGGGGTTTTCACAAGTATATGGGATTGACTATCTTGAAACTTTTGCCCTTGTGGCAAGACACGACACTATTATACTCTTGGTAGCTCTTACAGTAAAAGAAAGGTGGTTGATTTGGCATTTGGACATAAAATCAGATTTTCTAAATCGGACTATTAGTGAAGACATATATGTAGAACAACCAGAAGACTTTGTTGAACCAAGGATGGAAGACAAGGTTTGGAAACTCACTAAAGCAACTGTATGGACTTAAACAATCCCCACGGTCTTGGAATGAAATAATGGACAACTACTTATAGAGCCAAGGATTCACAAAAAGTGTAAGTGAACATACTTTATATGTGAAGAGTTTTGATGATGGTATTCATTTGATTGTGTCATTGTATGTAGATGATCTCCTTATCACAGGATGAAATAATGAatacttgaatgattttaaacCCAAAATGAAGAATGAGTTTGATATAAATGACTTGGGAAAAATGTCTTATTTCTTAGGATTACAGATTGATCAAAACTTAGACTTTATATTTCTACATTGGGAAAAATATGCAGATGAGCTGCTTAAAAAGTTCAGAATGAGAGAGTGCAAAGCTATATCTACTCATTTGGTGGTTGGAAGCAAATTTATCAAGGAAGACAGAAGTGCTAAGCTAAATGCTACACAGTATAGGAAACTGATTGGGTGCTTACTATATCTTTCAGCAACCAGGCTTGACATTATGTTTGCAACCAGCTATCTTTCTCGTTTTACGCTGGCTCTTTTTGAAATACATTTAAAAGCAGCAAAAAGAATACTAAGGTATGTGAAAGGAACATTGACCTTTCGTCTTAAGTTCAACAAAATTGAAAGCAAAGGGCTTGAAGGGTATTTTGATAGTGACAAGGCAGGGAGTTTAGCGAACTTAAAGAGCACTAATGGATTTTGTTTCTCATTTGGTAGTGTTGTGTTCAGCTCGAACTCAAAGAAGCAGAATATAGTGGCTTAATCTGTTGGGATTCAGCCTCATgctcaaatatgaaaataatcaagaaataaaaatataatgcagcaaaaaaataaaataaatatttaatcaaagaaacaGCCAAATCCCATAAGAtcaatatttgtatttttcatgtaatttttaaattaattatgaacattcataagtttaagtATTACATACCTTGCTCTAAATATCGTAAGCAAGGGCTAATTAAATCCCAAAGGCTTGTGATGAAGCAAGAAACTCACAAAGAGAATAAGACAGTCTAAAATCttgaattcaaattatttgcttttttacttttagGATTTATCAAATCTTCAGTCACACAAGTATTTGGTCTGTAATAGTTATCCACACAGTGATCGAATAAGACCTTCTTAAATGTAggattttacttgtgctagcaagttttgtttcttaaaaaaaaaaatcaaaagcttttcccgaattttatttttgttagacaaataaaactattttttttcttatttttatgaaatggcTAAGAAGTGGTTGAAGACTTATGGTACGTTTGGTTGGCGGAATAGATAGGAAtggaatagaatagttattatgtgGGAATAGAACGAGGTGGGAATATAATATAATAGTTATTACTTAGTTTGGTATGACAAAGGGAATAGAatatgaataattattatgacttattgtagtatttggttggtaacaataattttggaataagaaatgaatagaaaataaaaagacaaaaacaccatttattatttatgtgacattttatttttattagattttttaaatattaataatctagaatttaattaaaatattaataattaatcatttaaatattaacatttNNNNNNNNNNNNNNNNNNNNNNNNNNNNNNNNNNNNNNNNNNNNNNNNNNNNNNNNNNNNNNNNNNNNNNNNNNNNNNNNNNNNNNNNNNNNNNNNNNNNNNNNNNNNNNNNNNNNNNNNNNNNNNNNNNNNNNNNNNNNNNNNNNNNNNNNNNNNNNNNNNNNNNNNNNNNNNNNNNNNNNNNNNNNNNNNNNNNNNNNNNNNNNNNNNNNNNNNNNNNNNNNNNNNNNNNNNNNNNNNNNNNNNNNNNNNNNNNNNNNNNNNNNNNNNNNNNNNNNNNNNNNNNNNAAttggtaatttatttaaaatattaataattgatgatttaattattaatattgtttatctaatttaaatgatattatgtttatttatttttaatttattttgtttttaaataggaataatttataatttattttattaataattgataatttaaatattaatattttatttataatttaatattaatattttattaaaagttggaatcaagtgagagaaagaggagagagagaaaaataatattttataccaATAAAGTtgtaaattttcaaacttgtaaggggtatttttatctttattaatttttgaatttattcctCAACcatggaatagctaatacTATGGGGAAGGGTGGCATTAGCTATTCCTTGGTTTTGAAGGATTTTGAAGAATAGCCATTTCTATGGAATGGCTATTACTTGGatcatttttcaaccaaacaaAAGAACCAAAATTCTTTGGGAATAAAGGGGGAATGACTTAGCCATTCTCCCAACCAAACATGCTATTAGAGTTTTAGTTGGCTagcataacatatttatatagttaaactaagttgtaaccctaaatacaacatttgtatttttattcaattaagcctttctgaacttaattaatttttctactttattttggtctatttcaattaagtctaactcaattaattatctttatttgatCTTAATCATGTTACTTAATGTGTGTGaaccattaggcttctaataTGTTGACAataatataaatcataatcaaatattaatttaattatcgatgtatatttatagatcatgagctGTATCTAGCAAcacatcatgaccacccaaatgttaaagagtcaattaaagaatttgacaaagcgTTTCATTGATAAGCCTTTTAGTGCAATATggtcttttcatcaaatatcctgAAGATGTTATAAAGCATGGCTCAACGTTTACTTATGACATTTTATATTAGTTCTCATTCATGACTAActttatgaatttaggaaacttcATCAAATTCAGCATGCTTTGgtcaaagactttatacaggttaa
This window encodes:
- the LOC18605051 gene encoding vinorine synthase, which gives rise to MEVEIISRETIKPWSSTPYHLRTHKLSLLDQFHLHHRMYIPIILFYSSTSSESPRKSSFQLKESLSKTLTHFYPFAGRVRDSFTIECNDEGVIYIEAQVASDMSIVLKEPGMDLLLQLLPCDLGETLPESSARDQVMLAIQVNFFACGGMAICASVSHVVADASAAASFVKSWAAIACGADRIDGVIYDCASLFPPQDLSDYWKDVSKNLNMLTPEGNLVTKRFLFDGANIAALRKKIGNGQCFYHPSRFEAVSALIWSAMIATATKNNDQTFARASVTVNLRRRMNPPLPQQCIGNIVHMTTSEQLTVNKLNLNSLAGKIHECIRKVDDDYVRELHADNAYINIVRSAVEGFNKDLMFGFTSWCRFPFYETDFGWGKPIWLGTALRFNRAAFFLDTRDGEGIEAWITLTQEEMAKLEQDPDILAHASFKPSC